The following nucleotide sequence is from Cucumis melo cultivar AY chromosome 1, USDA_Cmelo_AY_1.0, whole genome shotgun sequence.
ttgttaATTCAATAACATGAAACGTGTTTACTTGCAATTCTTTATGAAACACTAAAATTTTCTTGTGGTACTGTCAAATTATTTAGAGAGagtatttaagaaaaatgttaagagcctaaaaaagaaaaaaagagcaaattttatataaagaaaacttaTAAGACTTATTTAAGATAAGAAAAATAGCAACCTTTTGATCTGATTTCAAGAGTATTCCATTCCTATCTCTGTAGGAAGTTTGAACGTCAAATCCTAACTTACTCGATTTAGAGTAGTGAACTACTCAATTTAtcgggaaaaaaaagaagacggGTTTTGACAATTCATTCACGTCGCAAAAGTAGAAGTTTCTATTTACTTAAGATATTTCATTCGTATTACTACGTCTAGAAGTTTATGATGAAAAAACTAAGTCTATATGGATTCTATTACATACACAAAATTTCACACAATCAAATTCTCATAAAAAAGAGTTAGAAGTGcaaaagaaaaggaagtttgttttcttttattatacAGAGGAAGAGAATCAAAGTTCTTGAAAGCTCGAACGAAGCAAGAGGGAGAGATAAAGATTATTTCGATATGAATGTCGTTAAACGGTGGACCAAAAGAAACACAAGAAGCATGGCTGAACATCAAACACCATGGATTCATTGCAGTAAATGAAAATCACCAGCAACACGAAGATTGTATAACAACTGGAATTGGGTTAGTTCAAGCCTCAGAATCAGACTCCCCCCATTCATCAACTCTCTTCACCTCAACTCCCACGTTCACCATGTCAGTGATATTATCTGATACATACCAAGAACATTTATCTTGAGATTCAATATCGAAATCATGGCCCATCTACATCTATCATCAGCGGACAAAAGGTATATCAAACCACCGATCAACCCAAAAACTCAAACCGACATGCTAGTTTAATTCAATCATATGTTAGGATATTCTAACCAGAACAAACAAAAAACACTCAAAATATATGAAAAGTAACAAGATAACCTAGCCTTACGAAAGGGCTAATCTCTCTCTCCCAAATTCTCCACAAGAAATCCATCAGAATTCTTCATGCCCTTCTTCCAACCTTATTAATTCCCTCTTATTTATAACTAAAAGCACTAACCCAACTTACTAGCTATTTACTAATTTGCATTTCTAATATCTCTAACTAAGGCTCAAGCAATAACATCGTACCAATACTTATTCAGTCTAACAAGTGAATGTCAATATCAATTTGGGAGTAAAACAACTACAACATTACAAATCACTACTGATTACCGAACTCAAAAGCCAAAGAGGAGGAAATTAGAGATACCATGATGAACTTTGGGAGTCGCAGCTGCAGTAGCATCATAAAGAAGAGTGATAGAATGGTAATCCAAAGCTACAGCATCAAAAACAGTCTGTCTGATACAGTTTGGGGTTTGAACACCTACCATTAGATTAATTCATTCAACCATTCAATCTACAAATTCATATTGAAACACAATTAGCAggaaatatgtatatataaagaATGTTACCACAGACAACCAAATCAGTAATACCCGCCCCTTGAAGAAGAGAAcgtaaattagtattaaaaaaggCACTAAACCTAGTTTTAACCAATTTATATTCTCCTTCTTTAATCTCAAGCCCTTGTACTAACTCCGCCCCTTTGCTTCCTTTCACAAGAGGATTCGGCTTCCCATTCCCATAGTAATGGCGGCGAAATCGTTCAACATCTCGTCCTTCACCGTCATGTTCTCGAACAACCTAGGGGGAAAACAAACAGTAATTCAATTCATGATTTGAAATCCGGCCAAACAGAGAATTAggggttcttttttttttcttttgcaaaatTAACGGACCCAAATGATGAACAACCCACGATTCCTTGCGATTTCGACAGCGGTGGAGACGCTTGGGATTATAGTGGAGGCTCCTGGTACAGCGAAGACGGAGTGTTCGTCAATGAAATCTCTCTGTAATTGGAAGAAATTAAAGAGAATGATTGTGGGAGTAGAGAAGGGGATTGAATtaggaagaaaataaaagggaaaaaaaaaaaaacctgcATGTCGATAACAAGAAGAGCAGTGCGTTTCCATTGATCCGCCATAGCTAAAAGGAAgctgaaagaaaaaaagagatgaAATTTTGTGGGGGAGAAATGAAGATGACACTGAAGTTGCGTAAGAGACGACAGAGACGACAAAATTTGACCGTTTCcctttcaaaattaaatatattaattcgTTTTTTCCTTGGGAGTTTAGAAGAGAGTCCTAAATAAGTCGACTATTAAACATGAGTTAATTACATGGATTATATAAAAACATGATTAACATTAAGTATAGTTcataattaactattaatgaAAACGTCGGATCGAATTCTAGTACTAATGTGTTACAAATCAGCTCTTTTTGCATGCATCCTAACGTGTTACAAAGAGCAAAAAAATGCTAACATTTAAATCATCGAAGTAAGAGTACTGAAGAGtgaaaccaattagatgactTTGTATTGACTAAAAGAAGGCAACTAGACAATTAGACATTGATGGTTAGGTCAATCAAAGAGAATTTGTAaccttaatttttattttgacgATGATGATgagatagaaagaaaaaaaaacatgttgGAAACATAACTTCCGTTGGTTTGTGGAGATAATCTTTCTTCTTAAGAACAATAatctaaaataaataagaaCAACGTTGTCGTATCGTGGAAGAGGTAGaagaatatttgaaaatttga
It contains:
- the LOC103503139 gene encoding probable inactive nicotinamidase At3g16190; this translates as MADQWKRTALLVIDMQRDFIDEHSVFAVPGASTIIPSVSTAVEIARNRGLFIIWVVREHDGEGRDVERFRRHYYGNGKPNPLVKGSKGAELVQGLEIKEGEYKLVKTRFSAFFNTNLRSLLQGAGITDLVVCGVQTPNCIRQTVFDAVALDYHSITLLYDATAAATPKVHHDNITDMVNVGVEVKRVDEWGESDSEA